The stretch of DNA TATGTGTCGGTATATAGATGAACCCACAGTTTGCTTATATATGGGATAGCCTTGGCGAGTTTTCCGTACATTGAAGAATTCGCCACCCTTAGAAAAGGGGCCACCACACCTTGAGCCAAAAATCCCACATTAATaatattccattttttttttagtcatttttttttttttcgtctCTCTTCCTCCTCCGGCCGAGCCGAAACCGGGCTTTTAGCACCGTTGGAAGCTTGTATCTCCGCGTAAGACCGCCGGAGTATGCATCTTATAGCGGTTTTTCCAGTTCTTTTCCACTATTACGTGGTGCTTCCAGTAGCGCTactattattgttgttcttGCTATTATTTAAATGTCACTATGTACTTGATACACACAGTTTGTGGTGATTTCACGCTTATGTACACGGGTGCAAAACTACACCTTACTTACCAGGTGCTCCCAACAGAGACGAGATCCTTTTCGACGGCCTGCTTGACGGGCGCGAAGACGTACTCTAGCGAAAGCGGGCGGGCTGCCGCCTCTTCTAGCTTGGGTCCCAGGGTTAGAGGATCTACCATTGCTAGCTCCTCTCCGTGACGCTTATTCAGTGTCTGAACCAACTGCTTCCGCTTGAGACTGTTTTGCTCGCCATTGAGTAGGCCACCACCGTTCATGCATGCACCCGGACACGCGTTTACCTCGATGTAGTCCGAGTGGTAGGGATCGGCCGTGGCGGCCGTGGCGGCCGCCATCTCGCGTGAGTTCGCCTTTGGACCTGTTCGTCTCTTCCGCAGAGCGGTGATGTTCCTCTTGCGCTCTGACCCGGAGCCCGAGGTCAGTTTACGCACCAGATTTTGGATGTTTCTAAACCCGGAAAGCTCGCTGGCGGCGGCTATTATGCGATCATCGTGCAGCAATCGGTACTCGACAATGTCGCTGTTTCTACCCTCCAGAACTATCATCTGACTTCCTGGGTGTAGTCGTTGGACAGCCGTTACGTACTGGTAGGCATAGCCACCACAAGTGCCTCCCAGATTCGACGCCCAGTGGACTCGCGGGTCCCATCCCGGCGGTGATAGCCGCCCATATAAACTTGTGTCCTCAGTAAGAAACGACTTGAAGTCTAAATTCAACTCTTGTAACATTGTCACTATTTCACGTGGCGTAATGACACAGTCAATCCCATCGTCAAGCGATTCTGGCCTTGACGCTTCTAGTTTCTTGTCAAAACATGGCATCAGCGACAGATGGTAAAAGGACTCACGCGCGATAGCGAGACTCTCGAACGTAGCTCTGATCAACGAGCCCGTAATTTGCTGAGGCGACTTGACATTGAGCAGCATAGGCACCAACTGCGGTTTGGTCTTTTCCGTGTATATAAGAAATCCCGGACACACAGCAGATAATAGAGGCTTGCGGTCCGCACcggtattttctttttgtttcttatGCGCAATGATCTTCTCTACGGTTTTGCTAATCGATATGATTCTGCCCATCTCCGTTCCAACCATATACTTGCACTGGAAAtgcttttggaaaaaattcatcaaacaCAAATCGGCCGCCTCCAATGTTAAGCCGTAGTACTGCGCAAGAGATAGTCTGCATTGTGGCGAGACACTCACAACGAGGAATTTGTCTTGCTGCTGCGAAAGCTTCCCCCAGTTTTTCAGGAAAACCGAGTGACTTTGGCTACTCAACAAGATTTCTTCACTAGACGTTATACAACCAGAACACGCGAGGCAGTCTGATAGGGTAATAGAGACCTTCTCCAGTTGGTCTGGTTCCGTGCTCACCTCGTATTCTCCGTTCATGTTAACGTTATCCTTCTTGCCCCCGCTCACCTGGGTAGGTTTGACGCACGCAAGGGCGGGACTGATAAAATCGTTTAGGTCAGACTCGGACAGTAGAGCACTCATGCTTTCTTGTACACTTATCTTGTCACTCAGGAAAAGGAAGCTCCCTCTCTTATCTTTCCAGCTGACAAGACAAGTTTCTTAGTCATCACCATAAAACGcttttatcatttttttcttcatgCGATGAGCAGGGAAAACtggtaaaaaaagaaaataggaagtggaaaagaaaaaactagCGGAAAGGCAGGCAATATGCTTTACAAACAGGCAAATTTTGTCTCTTAATCCTGTGAAGAGGCATCGTATATTCAGtgctttttgaaatttagAAAATAGTCGCTTTATTGATTATGCTACATATGTTATTTTGCTTTAGTATGTGTCAAATAGCATGCAATCGCCGGGTAGTGAGTGACACATCCTTTTTTCCCCTCCCACCAGAAAGTCACCTGCTCTCTTAATCAATGGGGTTGCATGTGGTAATCAATTGATAACGCCGGCTGACAAGTCGCCGACGGGCACCCATAAATAAACGATAAATAGCCCTTGCTCTTTTGTTACATGCTTCCTACTTCTGTTTCCCGGTCCTTGTATCTCAAGACGTTTAGAAGCCACCTTTTACGAGCACCACAAATTGTTTTAAAAAGAATGTCCTCTTCCATCGATATCAGTAAGATCAACTCTTGGAACAAAGAGTTTCAATCCGACTTAACCCATCAATTGGCAACCACTGTCCTTAAGAATTATAATGCCGATGATGCACTGTTGAACAAGACTAGACTGCAAAAGCAAGATAACAGGGTTTTCAACACTGTTGTCTCTACTGATTCCACTCCAGTCACCAACCAAAAAAGCTCTGGTAGATGTTGGTTGTTTGCCGCTACCAATCAACTGCGCTTGAATGTTCTTTCTGAATTGAACTTAAAAGAATTCGAACTGTCCCAAGCTTACTTGTTCTTTTACGATAAGTTGGAAAAGGCCAACTATTTCTTGGACCAAATCGTCTCCTCGGCTGATCAAGACATCGACTCACGTCTCGTGCAATACTTGTTAGCAGCTCCAACAGAAGACGGTGGCCAATACAGCATGTTTTTGAACCTAGTCAAGAAGTATGGCCTTATCCCCAAAGATTTATACGGGGATCTACCTTATTCTACTACTGCGTCCAGAAAATGGAATTCTCTGTTGACTACTAAACTGAGAGAATTTGCCGAGACTCTAAGAACAGCTTTGAAAGAGCGTTCTGCCGATGATTCCATAATTGTCACTCTGAGAGAGCAAATGCAAAGAGAAATCTTCAGGTTGATGTCGTTGTTCATGGACATACCTCCAGTGCAACCAAACGAGCAATTCACTTGGGAATACGTTGACAAAGACAAGAAAATCCACACTATCAAATCGACTCCGTTAGAATTTGCCTCCAAATACGCAAAATTGGACCCTTCCACGCCAGTCTCATTGATCAATGATCCAAGACACCCATATGGTAAATTAATTAAGATCGATCGTTTAGGAAACGTCCTTGGCGGAGATGCCGTGATTTACTTAAATGTTGACAATGAAACACTATCTAAATTGGTTGTTAAGAGATTACAAAATAACAAAGCTGTCTTTTTTGGATCTCACACTCCAAAGTTCATGGACAAGAAAACTGGTGTCATGGATATTGAATTGTGGAACTATCCTGCCATCGGCTATAATTTACCTCAGCAAAAGGCATCGCGTATTAGATACCATGAAAGTTTGATGACTCATGCTATGTTGATCACTGGCTGCCACGTCGATGAAACGTCTAAATTACCACTTCGCTACCGCGTTGAAAATTCCTGGGGTAAAGACTCCGGTAAAGACGGATTATACGTGATGACTCAAAAGTACTTCGAGGAGTACTGCTTTCAAATTGTGGTCGATATCAATGAATTGCCAAAAGAGCTGGCTTCAAAATTCACCTCAGGTAAGGAAGAGCCGATTGTCTTGCCCATCTGGGACCCAATGGGTGCTTTGGCCAAATAAATAGTTTCAGCAGCTCTGATGTAGATACACGTATCTCGAcatgttttatttttactatacatacataaaagaaataaaaaatgataacgtgtatattattattcataTAATCAATGAGGGTCATTTTCTGAAACGCAAAAAACGGtaaatggaaaaaaaataaagatagaaaaagaaaacaaacaaaGGAAAGGTTAGCATATTAAATAACTGAGCTGATACTTCAACAGCATCGCTGAAGAGAACAGTATTGAAACCGAAACATTTTCTAAAGGCAAACAAGGTACTCCATATTTGCTGGACGTGTTCTTTCTCTCGTTTCATATGCATAATTCTGTCATAAGCctgttctttttcctgGCTTAAACATCCCGTTTTGTAAAAGAGAAATCTATTCCACATATTTCATTCATTCGGCTACCATACTAAGGATAAACTAATCCCGTTGTTTTTTGGCCTCGTCACATAATTATAAACTACTAACCCATTATCAGATGAAAGTGAGGAAATATATTACTTTATGCTTTTGGTGGGCCTTTTCAACATCCGCTCTTGTATCATCACAACAAATTCCATTGAAGGACCATACGTCACGACAGTATTTTGCTGTAGAAAGCAATGAAACATTATCCCGCTTGGAGGAAATGCATCCAAATTGGAAATATGAACATGATGTTCGAGGGCTACCAAACCATTatgttttttcaaaagagtTGCTAAAATTGGGCAAAAGATCATCATTAGAAGAGTTACAGGGGGATAACAACGACCACATATTATCTGTCCATGATTTATTCCCGCGTAACGACCTATTTAAGAGACTACCGGTGCCTGCTCCACCAATGGACTCAAGCTTGTTACCGGTAAAAGAAGCTGAGGATAAACTCAGCATAAATGATCCGCTTTTTGAGAGGCAGTGGCACTTGGTCAATCCAAGTTTTCCTGGCAGTGATATAAATGTTCTTGATCTGTGGTACAATAATATTACAGGCGCAGGGGTCGTGGCTGCCATTGTTGATGATGGCCTTGACTACGAAAATGAAGACTTGAAGGATAATTTTTGCGCTGAAGGTTCTTGGGATTTCAACGACAATACCAATTTACCTAAACCAAGATTATCTGATGACTACCATGGTACGAGATGTGCAGGTGAAATAGCTGCCAAAAAAGGTAACAATTTTTGCGGTGTCGGGGTAGGTTACAACGCTAAAATCTCAGGCATAAGAATCTTATCCGGTGATATCACTACGGAAGATGAAGCTGCGTCCTTGATTTATGGTCTAGACGTAAACGATATATATTCATGCTCATGGGGTCCCGCTGATGACGGAAGACATTTACAAGGCCCTAGTGACCTGGTGAAAAAGGCTTTAGTAAAAGGTGTTACTGAGGGAAGAGATTCCAAAGGAGCGATTTACGTTTTTGCCAGTGGAAATGGTGGAACTCGTGGTGATAATTGCAATTACGACGGCTATACTAATTCCATATATTCTATTACTATTGGGGCTATTGATCACAAAGATCTACATCCTCCTTATTCCGAAGGTTGTTCCGCCGTCATGGCAGTCACGTATTCTTCAGGTTCAGGCGAATATATTCATTCGAGTGATATCAACGGCAGATGCAGTAATAGCCACGGTGGAACGTCTGCGGCTGCTCCATTAGCTGCCGGTGTTTACACTTTGTTACTAGAAGCCAACCCAAACCTAACTTGGAGAGACGTACAGTATTTATCAATCTTGTCTGCGGTAGGGTTAGAAAAGAACGCTGACGGAGATTGGAGAGATAGCGCCATGGGGAAGAAATACTCTCATCGCTATGGCTTTGGTAAAATCGATGCCCATAAGTTAATTGAAATGTCCAAGACCTGGGAGAATGTTAACGCACAAACCTGGTTTTACCTGCCAACATTGTATGTTTCCCAGTCCACAAACTCCACGGAAGAGACATTAGAATCCGTCATAACCATATCAGAAAAAAGTCTTCAAGATGCTAACTTCAAGAGAATTGAGCACGTCACGGTAACTGTAGATATTGATACAGAAATTAGGGGAACTACGACTGTCGATTTAATATCACCAGCGGGGATAATTTCAAACCTTGGCGTTGTAAGACCAAGAGATGTTTCATCAGAGGGATTCAAAGACTGGACATTCATGTCTGTAGCACATTGGGGTGAGAACGGCGTAGGTGATTGGAAAATCAAGGTTAAGACAACAGAAAATGGACACAGGATTGACTTCCACAGTTGGAGGCTGAAGCTCTTTGGGGAATCCATTGATTCATCTAAAACAGAAACTTTCGTCTTTGGAAACGATAAAGAGGAGGTTGAACCAGCTGCTACAGAAAGTACCGTATCACAATATTCTGCCAGTTCAACTTCTATTTCCATCAGCGCTACTTCTACATCTTCTATCTCAATTGGTGTGGAAACGTCGGCCATTCCCCAAACGACTACTGCGAGTACCGATCCTGATTCTGATCCAAACACTCCTAAAAAACTTTCCTCTCCTAGGCAAGCCAtgcattattttttaacaatatttttgattgGCGCCACATTTTTGGTGTTATACTTCATGTTTTTTATGAAATCAAGGAGAAGGATCAGAAGGTCAAGAGCGGAAACGTATGAATTCGATATCATTGATACAGACTCTGAGTACGATTCTACTTTGGACAATGGAACTTCCGGAATTACTGAGCCCGAAGAGGTTGAGGACTTCGATTTTGATTTGTCCGATGAAGACCATCTTGCAAGTTTGTCTTCATCAGAAAACGGTGATGCTGAACATACAATTGATAGTGTACTAACAAACGAAAATCCATTTAGTGACCCTATAAAGCAAAAGTTCCCAAATGACGCCAACGCAGAATCTGCTTCCAATAAATTACAAGAATTACAGCCTGATGTTCCTCCATCTTCCGGACGATCGTGATTCGATATGTACAGAAAGCTtcaaattacaaaatagcatttttttcttatagATTATAATACTCTCTCATACGTATACGTATATGTGTATATGATATATAAACAAACATTAATATCCTATTCCTTCCGTTTGAAATCCCTATGATGTACTTTGCATTGTTTGCACCCGCgaataaaatgaaaactcCGAACCGATATATCAAGCACATAAAAGGGGAGGGTCCAATTAATGCATATTTAAGACCACAGCTGAATAACTTTAAAACGGCagacaaaacaaaaaatagGTCGAATAAACCTTACCTGCCTAGAAGGAATGACAGCAGCTAATAAGAATATTGTCTTCGGATTTTCCAGATCCATTAGCGCAATTCTACTAATatgctttttctttgaaaaagtcTGCGGTGATATGGAGCATGATATGGGCATGGATGATACTTCGGGATACACGAGGCCAGAAATTGTGCAGGCTGGGTCGAAATCTTTCCACTGGCTCTGCACTTTGGGATTCTTGTTGCTTTTACCATCCGTGGTGACGTGCCTTTCGTTCGCTGGCAGGATATATTCAGCTACCCTCTTACAATGCACTTGTGCCGTTTACGCTTTCTTAGAAGCTGCCGTATTAAGATTTCAAGACAATGATGGGGTAGAAAATAGAACTTCAAGGGGAACCGCATGGTTTTTGGTGGGACTTACTTGGATAACCTTATTCTTTGGTGGATTAGCTGGAGGAACTGGTTTCTTAGTGAAAAGCAAGAGGTTGCAAACGTTCATATCAAATGCAGGTGAGAAAAGGTTGTCATATATCCATCGTGGTTTATCCTTTCTAACTGTTCTAACAGGTTGGGTTAAAGTCTGTTTGGCACCTGTTGCGCTCTTTGGGTTTTGTAGAGAGGCACACACAGGGCAATGCATCGCTCATGGTATCATGGGATCCGCGTTTGTGTTGTACGGGTTCATTTATGTACTGGTTTTGGTTATACCATGGATTCGCAGTGCCCAAACCTCATATTCACAGGATTACGTCGACAGTTGGGTTATGTGCATATGGGGCGTTGTAAATACTTTTACTGAACACAGGTGGGGACGTGAAGGATGGAGTGTTCACGATTATCAACACACGTTTATGGGAATTATCTGGTGGACTGGTGGAATACTCGGGATTTTCCTTTCCAGAAATGGCAGAAGAACATTTGTACCAAGTTtgattattattttcaCCGGATGGGCCATGTCTGAGCACGCCCAGCACTTGATAATTAGCACAAAAGTCCATAATATGTTTGGGCTAGTTTTAATGTGTGGAGGCGCTTTAAGAATTATCgaaatatcttttttacTACGTGATAAAAGAACGCTGGACAAAATACATTCATTCCAATACCTTGCTCCCTTTTGTTTAGTATGTTCAGGTCTCCTATTTATGGGCGCAAACGAAGAACAACTCATTTTAGTGTTGCGGTTGGGAGGCGACCATAGTGCGTACGTTCTAATTATCGTATCAGGCGCATTTTTGGTCTACTTCTGGATGATTGCATGTTTGGAATTCTACCTATATCTACTTGAAAAGGGAAAACAAGGATTCCTTCCGAAATCATACGAACttgaagaggaaaacaaTAACGTGAGCTTTGAGCTAGATAACATATCGAACGAAGATGTGGATGAAGATACCACTCCCTTTAACGTTTGAATAGTGGGCAACTAATGTAATATAAGACATTTGAAAGTCCGATCCTACACCCTCTTTGTTAGAAGCATTgtaactttatttttttttataatacTCTAAATGCGGAACTGTATACACTTTGCACAGTTTGTATTCAAATTGTTTGcataaatatataaaaattgcCACGAACACTTTTAGATTCCTTCGTTAGTCTCCTTTGTATATTGCCGTTTGCAGGCTCATGATGATAAATCTCGCTATTTcggtgaagaaaaaaaaagctagCTTcgaacttttcaaaagaagtataatttcatttcaaaaataaggtccaaagaaaagaaactagCAGACCTGACCTTCTGTTGGTAAATATTAGTATGATGCTTGGAGAGCATTTAATGAGCTGGTCTAAGACTGGTATTATTGCATACAGTGACTCACAGTCCTCAAATGCCAATATTTGCCTCACATTTTTAGAATCCATAAATGGAATAAACTGGCGATTTCATACGCCGCAAAAATATGTATTACACCCGCAATTGCACGAAGTTCAATACCAAGAAAGTAGTAGTACTCTAAGCACTCACTCGACAACAACTTCTGTCAATGGATCAACTACAGCCGGGGTTGGAAGCACTCCAAACTTCGGAggcaacagcaacaagtCTCCTCCACAGTTCTTTTATAATATATCTTCCATTCATTGGAACAACTGGTTTAGTTTACCAGGTGACATGTTGGCTGTATGTGACGAATTAGGTAACATGACCATGTTAATTACTGGACAACGTCCTGATCGGGCCACTACATACGAAAAGTTAACGATGG from Saccharomyces cerevisiae S288C chromosome XIV, complete sequence encodes:
- the YTP1 gene encoding Ytp1p (Probable type-III integral membrane hypothetical protein; has regions of similarity to mitochondrial electron transport proteins) produces the protein MTAANKNIVFGFSRSISAILLICFFFEKVCGDMEHDMGMDDTSGYTRPEIVQAGSKSFHWLCTLGFLLLLPSVVTCLSFAGRIYSATLLQCTCAVYAFLEAAVLRFQDNDGVENRTSRGTAWFLVGLTWITLFFGGLAGGTGFLVKSKRLQTFISNAGEKRLSYIHRGLSFLTVLTGWVKVCLAPVALFGFCREAHTGQCIAHGIMGSAFVLYGFIYVLVLVIPWIRSAQTSYSQDYVDSWVMCIWGVVNTFTEHRWGREGWSVHDYQHTFMGIIWWTGGILGIFLSRNGRRTFVPSLIIIFTGWAMSEHAQHLIISTKVHNMFGLVLMCGGALRIIEISFLLRDKRTLDKIHSFQYLAPFCLVCSGLLFMGANEEQLILVLRLGGDHSAYVLIIVSGAFLVYFWMIACLEFYLYLLEKGKQGFLPKSYELEEENNNVSFELDNISNEDVDEDTTPFNV
- the LAP3 gene encoding bleomycin hydrolase (Cysteine aminopeptidase with homocysteine-thiolactonase activity; protects cells against homocysteine toxicity; cytosolic protein, selectively transported to vacuole during nitrogen starvation; targeted to vacuole via CVT pathway; has bleomycin hydrolase activity in vitro; transcription is regulated by galactose via Gal4p; orthologous to human BLMH) gives rise to the protein MSSSIDISKINSWNKEFQSDLTHQLATTVLKNYNADDALLNKTRLQKQDNRVFNTVVSTDSTPVTNQKSSGRCWLFAATNQLRLNVLSELNLKEFELSQAYLFFYDKLEKANYFLDQIVSSADQDIDSRLVQYLLAAPTEDGGQYSMFLNLVKKYGLIPKDLYGDLPYSTTASRKWNSLLTTKLREFAETLRTALKERSADDSIIVTLREQMQREIFRLMSLFMDIPPVQPNEQFTWEYVDKDKKIHTIKSTPLEFASKYAKLDPSTPVSLINDPRHPYGKLIKIDRLGNVLGGDAVIYLNVDNETLSKLVVKRLQNNKAVFFGSHTPKFMDKKTGVMDIELWNYPAIGYNLPQQKASRIRYHESLMTHAMLITGCHVDETSKLPLRYRVENSWGKDSGKDGLYVMTQKYFEEYCFQIVVDINELPKELASKFTSGKEEPIVLPIWDPMGALAK
- the KEX2 gene encoding kexin KEX2 (Kexin, a subtilisin-like protease (proprotein convertase); a calcium-dependent serine protease involved in the activation of proproteins of the secretory pathway), whose protein sequence is MKVRKYITLCFWWAFSTSALVSSQQIPLKDHTSRQYFAVESNETLSRLEEMHPNWKYEHDVRGLPNHYVFSKELLKLGKRSSLEELQGDNNDHILSVHDLFPRNDLFKRLPVPAPPMDSSLLPVKEAEDKLSINDPLFERQWHLVNPSFPGSDINVLDLWYNNITGAGVVAAIVDDGLDYENEDLKDNFCAEGSWDFNDNTNLPKPRLSDDYHGTRCAGEIAAKKGNNFCGVGVGYNAKISGIRILSGDITTEDEAASLIYGLDVNDIYSCSWGPADDGRHLQGPSDLVKKALVKGVTEGRDSKGAIYVFASGNGGTRGDNCNYDGYTNSIYSITIGAIDHKDLHPPYSEGCSAVMAVTYSSGSGEYIHSSDINGRCSNSHGGTSAAAPLAAGVYTLLLEANPNLTWRDVQYLSILSAVGLEKNADGDWRDSAMGKKYSHRYGFGKIDAHKLIEMSKTWENVNAQTWFYLPTLYVSQSTNSTEETLESVITISEKSLQDANFKRIEHVTVTVDIDTEIRGTTTVDLISPAGIISNLGVVRPRDVSSEGFKDWTFMSVAHWGENGVGDWKIKVKTTENGHRIDFHSWRLKLFGESIDSSKTETFVFGNDKEEVEPAATESTVSQYSASSTSISISATSTSSISIGVETSAIPQTTTASTDPDSDPNTPKKLSSPRQAMHYFLTIFLIGATFLVLYFMFFMKSRRRIRRSRAETYEFDIIDTDSEYDSTLDNGTSGITEPEEVEDFDFDLSDEDHLASLSSSENGDAEHTIDSVLTNENPFSDPIKQKFPNDANAESASNKLQELQPDVPPSSGRS
- the NAR1 gene encoding iron-sulfur cluster assembly protein NAR1 (Subunit of the cytosolic iron-sulfur (FeS) protein assembly machinery; required for maturation of cytosolic and nuclear FeS proteins and for normal resistance to oxidative stress; deficiency results in shortened lifespan and sensitivity to paraquat; homologous to human Narf), with amino-acid sequence MSALLSESDLNDFISPALACVKPTQVSGGKKDNVNMNGEYEVSTEPDQLEKVSITLSDCLACSGCITSSEEILLSSQSHSVFLKNWGKLSQQQDKFLVVSVSPQCRLSLAQYYGLTLEAADLCLMNFFQKHFQCKYMVGTEMGRIISISKTVEKIIAHKKQKENTGADRKPLLSAVCPGFLIYTEKTKPQLVPMLLNVKSPQQITGSLIRATFESLAIARESFYHLSLMPCFDKKLEASRPESLDDGIDCVITPREIVTMLQELNLDFKSFLTEDTSLYGRLSPPGWDPRVHWASNLGGTCGGYAYQYVTAVQRLHPGSQMIVLEGRNSDIVEYRLLHDDRIIAAASELSGFRNIQNLVRKLTSGSGSERKRNITALRKRRTGPKANSREMAAATAATADPYHSDYIEVNACPGACMNGGGLLNGEQNSLKRKQLVQTLNKRHGEELAMVDPLTLGPKLEEAAARPLSLEYVFAPVKQAVEKDLVSVGSTW